Proteins encoded together in one Dethiosulfovibrio salsuginis window:
- the fliD gene encoding flagellar filament capping protein FliD yields the protein MAIDSSSPLFQMTGLSSGMDWGAMIDKQMAQSRKVQTKWEDQIQTLEDKIYLYNEFSSNLKTLRSSLTSMKLQSTYTAKQAEYSVLAAPAGSSVLPQPQSILTADVTPDADIGRWDIEVTNVGVAERRMSNRQDSSTEKLSALGYSGSGSFSIRSGVHAAIVEYDTATDSLNDIAQKINDTGVGVAAKVIDNRLVMESVDTGFNVQTTTDTITRQKATDPGYDPAYDDLAGINITDASSITTIKDSKNITYTAGTDFEVVQGSNGWQIHWLASGTRPADSTDTEDITYDVEYSYEANPFQVYGLDDKVDLVKREDEGGTTADYDVLSASAASASGTIQTIVGQDNTTYYLGTDFEIANDPLTGDPSIHWLSGGDAKRPTSGTTYSVQYRDTAQNNILREIGFFNETSSQHVKPEDTTLTLNGIEVTRSTNEIDDLIDGVTLDIIGEGKIRVDVTQDAENAVTAIQEFVTAYNNAIDWINIKSEEKPFNYSDTNKNRDLTEATPTTDIERRRGLLRGDSNLRQTKGTLRGLSSNPMPLIYNTTTGSRASGTMAERGLTDASGDYNLYITIDGIRGEIPITSTDTIQDVSAKINAYEPFLKDSTGKAYSPPLIIASSSDSKLSLKAPTGKTFQIGGDSEVLSATGLKNDFSLLSEIGLSTEALDFGKSGKLEFDTEKFMEAIQENSEDLGNIMVSFANRMDSEINDMVSSIQTEVGGTVAIKGGLPSQQKAWQSQIDALNKRITDHERRLTMRQQSLYQQYARMEQYMSNMSSQSSWLASVSGNLSAMSEE from the coding sequence ATGGCAATCGACTCTTCGTCTCCTCTTTTTCAGATGACAGGACTATCCTCCGGCATGGACTGGGGAGCCATGATAGATAAGCAGATGGCCCAATCGAGAAAGGTCCAGACAAAGTGGGAGGATCAGATCCAGACGTTGGAGGACAAGATATACCTCTACAACGAGTTCTCCTCCAACCTAAAAACCTTGCGGAGCTCTCTTACCTCTATGAAGCTACAGTCAACCTACACCGCAAAACAGGCGGAATACTCGGTGTTGGCCGCTCCTGCGGGAAGCTCGGTGTTGCCTCAGCCTCAGTCTATCCTCACCGCCGACGTCACCCCTGACGCCGACATCGGTCGTTGGGATATCGAGGTCACCAACGTAGGTGTAGCGGAGAGGAGAATGTCCAACAGGCAGGACAGCTCCACGGAAAAACTATCCGCTTTAGGATACTCGGGTAGCGGATCTTTCTCCATAAGGTCTGGGGTTCACGCCGCCATAGTGGAGTACGACACAGCCACCGACTCACTTAACGACATAGCCCAGAAGATAAACGATACCGGCGTAGGGGTAGCCGCAAAGGTTATAGACAACAGACTTGTAATGGAGAGCGTAGATACAGGATTTAACGTCCAGACCACCACAGATACCATAACCAGACAGAAGGCCACCGACCCCGGTTACGATCCCGCCTACGACGACCTAGCGGGGATAAACATAACCGACGCATCCTCCATAACCACCATAAAGGACAGCAAGAACATAACCTACACCGCTGGCACCGACTTCGAGGTGGTTCAGGGGAGCAACGGCTGGCAGATACACTGGCTGGCCTCCGGCACCCGTCCCGCGGACAGCACCGACACCGAGGACATAACCTACGACGTAGAATACAGCTACGAGGCCAATCCATTCCAGGTTTACGGTCTGGACGACAAGGTCGACCTGGTCAAAAGGGAGGACGAGGGCGGCACCACCGCCGATTACGACGTTCTCAGTGCCTCCGCTGCGTCAGCATCAGGAACCATACAGACCATAGTCGGCCAGGACAACACGACCTACTATCTGGGAACCGACTTCGAGATAGCCAACGATCCCTTGACGGGAGATCCATCTATACACTGGCTGTCCGGCGGAGACGCAAAAAGGCCGACCTCGGGAACGACCTATTCGGTTCAGTACAGAGACACAGCACAAAACAACATCCTGAGGGAAATAGGCTTTTTCAACGAGACATCCAGCCAGCACGTTAAGCCCGAGGACACGACCCTCACCTTAAACGGTATCGAGGTAACCAGATCTACCAACGAGATAGACGATCTGATCGACGGGGTTACCTTGGACATAATAGGAGAGGGCAAGATAAGGGTCGACGTAACTCAAGACGCTGAAAACGCGGTCACCGCAATCCAAGAGTTCGTCACAGCCTATAACAACGCAATAGACTGGATCAATATCAAATCGGAGGAAAAACCTTTCAACTACTCGGACACCAACAAAAACAGAGACCTGACGGAGGCAACCCCTACCACCGACATAGAGCGACGAAGAGGGCTCTTAAGAGGGGATTCAAACCTCCGCCAGACAAAAGGCACCTTGAGAGGATTGAGCTCCAACCCTATGCCTCTCATCTATAACACGACGACAGGCAGTAGGGCATCTGGCACCATGGCGGAGAGAGGCCTGACGGACGCCAGCGGAGACTACAACCTTTACATAACTATCGACGGAATCAGAGGGGAGATCCCGATAACGTCGACGGACACAATCCAGGACGTATCCGCAAAGATAAACGCCTACGAGCCCTTTTTAAAGGACAGCACAGGGAAGGCTTACAGCCCTCCTCTGATAATAGCTAGTTCATCGGACAGCAAGCTAAGCCTTAAGGCTCCTACAGGAAAGACCTTTCAGATAGGAGGAGACAGCGAGGTCCTCTCTGCGACAGGACTTAAAAACGACTTCTCCCTTCTCTCCGAGATAGGCCTATCCACCGAAGCCCTTGACTTCGGCAAAAGCGGCAAGCTTGAGTTCGACACGGAAAAGTTCATGGAGGCCATTCAGGAAAACTCGGAAGATCTAGGCAACATAATGGTCAGCTTCGCCAACCGAATGGACAGCGAGATAAACGACATGGTCAGCAGCATCCAGACCGAGGTCGGTGGAACAGTAGCAATAAAGGGCGGTCTTCCCAGCCAGCAGAAGGCCTGGCAGAGCCAGATAGACGCCCTGAATAAAAGGATAACCGATCACGAGAGAAGATTGACTATGAGACAACAGTCCCTTTACCAACAGTACGCCAGGATGGAGCAGTACATGAGCAACATGAGCTCTCAGTCCTCTTGGCTCGCCAGCGTAAGCGGTAACCTTTCCGCTATGTCAGAAGAATAG
- a CDS encoding lysylphosphatidylglycerol synthase transmembrane domain-containing protein, producing MTLRKGLAIFVFLSFCVSGTVLLFSVDGGTWRTILSARKGPLFIALGLVFAAWSCDALRFCCLSKAMSQKVPFSEGIVLTWLHYFGCAVTPMQVGGGPFQVYVLYRSGVPIGKGIAITLIRTLLTTFLLSVVAPAAFFLDPRLLEGHAFITGIFIYVLIFSVIIWLAFSLSIFRPDLIKKIGSVLVLWLKRFKILGSGRILCTIKRINSEVDGYSKNLKQLFSQGFLWFLLAFLLSVGHLLFLFSVLPCLIWSVGLEVHYMESLLAQAVFMFMLYFVPTPGASGVAEGGGAAIFGLLVPWNMAGVMAIAWRFFTEYLAIFMGAVVAIRIIGWGTAEMIIQNRGSKCDDLEGDG from the coding sequence GTGACTCTCCGAAAAGGACTGGCCATTTTTGTGTTTCTGTCTTTTTGCGTTAGCGGAACGGTTCTCCTGTTCAGCGTCGACGGTGGAACCTGGAGGACCATTCTATCCGCCAGAAAAGGCCCTTTGTTTATCGCCTTAGGGCTGGTTTTTGCCGCCTGGAGTTGCGATGCCTTGAGATTTTGCTGTCTATCCAAGGCTATGTCTCAGAAAGTGCCTTTCTCCGAGGGTATAGTCTTAACATGGCTCCATTACTTTGGCTGTGCCGTTACCCCTATGCAGGTAGGGGGAGGTCCATTTCAGGTTTACGTGCTTTACCGGTCCGGTGTCCCTATAGGTAAAGGTATAGCGATAACCCTTATCAGGACACTTTTGACCACTTTTCTGCTGAGTGTCGTCGCCCCTGCTGCCTTTTTTCTCGACCCCAGGCTTCTAGAGGGCCATGCCTTTATCACAGGGATATTTATTTATGTGCTGATATTCTCGGTGATCATCTGGTTGGCCTTTTCCCTCAGTATTTTCAGGCCAGACCTGATAAAAAAAATAGGTTCCGTCTTGGTGCTTTGGCTGAAGAGGTTCAAAATCCTCGGTAGCGGCAGGATCCTGTGTACGATAAAGAGGATAAATTCCGAGGTGGATGGCTACTCCAAAAACCTTAAGCAACTGTTCTCCCAGGGCTTTTTGTGGTTCCTGCTGGCTTTTCTTCTGTCGGTAGGCCACCTGCTGTTTCTGTTCTCCGTATTGCCCTGCTTGATCTGGTCCGTCGGGTTAGAGGTCCATTATATGGAGTCCCTTCTGGCACAGGCGGTGTTTATGTTTATGCTTTACTTTGTCCCCACTCCTGGAGCCAGTGGAGTGGCCGAGGGCGGTGGAGCGGCTATCTTCGGACTTTTAGTTCCCTGGAATATGGCGGGGGTCATGGCTATAGCGTGGCGATTCTTCACCGAGTATCTAGCTATATTCATGGGGGCGGTGGTG
- a CDS encoding response regulator — MRKIRLVLVDDHKLFRDGIRKLLEMEPDMVIEGEASDGIEGIDMVRKIRPDIVLFDVGMPGMDGIQLVQELNRTTSGIKYVAITAYQDEARLSELSAAGVDGFVIKSSGRLELLSAVRSVSRGQCYVDPKVAGLLLGALHKKKDEDVMLSDLTEREREVLFWLAQGLSNLEISEKMVLSEKTIKNHVSHILKKLDLRDRTQAAILAWRMGIAREKEEGSEA; from the coding sequence TTGAGGAAGATTAGGCTGGTTTTGGTGGACGACCATAAGCTTTTTCGCGATGGGATCAGAAAGCTTTTGGAGATGGAGCCCGATATGGTAATAGAGGGTGAGGCCTCCGACGGCATCGAGGGTATCGATATGGTCAGGAAAATCAGGCCCGATATCGTCCTCTTTGACGTTGGTATGCCTGGTATGGACGGAATTCAGCTCGTCCAGGAGCTGAACAGGACGACCTCAGGGATAAAATACGTAGCTATAACCGCCTATCAGGACGAGGCCAGGCTTTCGGAGCTTTCCGCAGCAGGGGTCGACGGTTTTGTGATAAAGTCCTCCGGTCGACTGGAGCTTCTCTCCGCCGTGAGATCCGTATCCAGAGGACAGTGCTACGTGGATCCCAAGGTAGCAGGTCTTTTGCTGGGGGCTTTGCATAAAAAAAAGGACGAAGACGTCATGCTCTCCGACCTAACAGAGAGGGAGAGAGAGGTCCTGTTCTGGCTGGCCCAGGGGTTGAGCAACCTTGAGATATCGGAGAAGATGGTCCTTTCGGAGAAAACCATCAAAAATCACGTGAGTCACATATTGAAAAAACTCGATTTGAGGGATAGGACCCAGGCGGCTATTCTGGCTTGGCGGATGGGTATAGCTAGAGAAAAAGAGGAGGGAAGCGAGGCTTAG
- a CDS encoding tRNA 2-thiocytidine biosynthesis TtcA family protein — MTTAKIHRKIRGKIGKAIFNYKMISKDDHIVVGLSGGKDSVFLLIALDEIRRWSPVPFSLSACSVDITGGSWDTSAMEDLCADREIPYRVVPHPVEEIIRIRDERSPCSFCANMRRGILNSTVKETGGTTLALGHNLDDAVETALMNLLRTGRFRSFQPTAWQSNSQVRLIRPMVYLSEKAILTEVERLNLPLLKYTCPFSLETERTRAKGLVKELSKKFPDVKQNILHALKCIDTKDRWGEEGSP; from the coding sequence TTGACCACAGCCAAAATACACCGGAAAATTAGGGGCAAAATAGGCAAAGCTATTTTTAACTATAAAATGATATCTAAGGACGATCATATCGTCGTCGGCCTATCGGGAGGCAAAGACAGCGTGTTCCTCCTGATAGCACTGGACGAGATCCGGAGATGGAGTCCCGTACCTTTCTCCCTGTCCGCCTGTAGCGTCGATATTACCGGAGGGAGCTGGGACACCTCCGCCATGGAAGATCTCTGTGCAGACAGGGAAATTCCCTATAGAGTCGTCCCTCATCCTGTGGAGGAAATCATCAGGATAAGGGACGAAAGGTCACCCTGTAGCTTCTGCGCCAACATGCGAAGGGGAATCCTCAACAGCACGGTAAAAGAAACGGGAGGAACTACCTTGGCTCTGGGACATAACCTTGACGATGCAGTGGAGACCGCCTTGATGAACCTTCTCAGGACAGGCAGGTTCCGCTCCTTCCAGCCAACCGCATGGCAGTCGAACAGCCAGGTGCGGCTAATTAGGCCTATGGTATATCTGTCGGAAAAGGCCATATTGACGGAGGTAGAGAGATTGAACCTGCCTCTTTTAAAGTACACCTGCCCCTTCTCACTGGAGACCGAGAGAACCAGGGCGAAGGGCCTGGTTAAGGAGCTTTCAAAAAAATTTCCCGACGTGAAACAGAACATACTCCACGCCCTTAAGTGCATCGACACAAAGGACAGATGGGGTGAGGAGGGGTCACCCTAG
- a CDS encoding glucose-6-phosphate isomerase, producing the protein MSCFNVAKLSEVDCQALSSAAAWIDTGADERLSGFGWMRLPDEDISSMLEASKWLRDFESVVQVGIGGSSLGNLMLHQALLPPYFNERADRGAPRFYMADNLDGEENQAIWELVDPEKTGFIVVSKSGLTLETMANFSFFWEKLKERLGEAAASRVLVITDSDQGVLRRFAKDTGCRSLSLPGDVGGRFSVLSSVGLLSAATLGIDVQEILAGARDMKYRISTDVEESLNPAWVMAWNMFRQLDFHRTNTVFMPYGDRMERLSEWFCQLWAESLGKEGMGFTPQRALGAIDQHSQLQLYSQGPDDKCYIVLGTDSHAGEPLSIGSEASLAELSYLNGLSQEEILDHERRAVVAVLAGEGKPVFSFSLNSLNCRSVGGLIFFLEYVTALTGRLMRIQPFDQPGVELGKKYANGLAGRGEDLSYASLVEEVEERHRTLDILF; encoded by the coding sequence ATGTCTTGTTTTAACGTAGCCAAGCTCTCAGAGGTCGATTGTCAGGCTCTCAGTTCCGCAGCAGCCTGGATCGATACAGGGGCGGACGAGAGATTATCGGGGTTTGGGTGGATGAGGCTCCCTGACGAGGATATATCGTCGATGCTGGAGGCATCAAAATGGCTTAGGGATTTTGAATCGGTGGTTCAGGTCGGTATCGGAGGATCCTCTTTAGGCAATCTCATGCTCCATCAGGCTCTTTTGCCTCCCTATTTTAACGAGAGAGCCGATAGAGGTGCCCCTAGGTTCTACATGGCCGATAACCTGGATGGGGAGGAGAATCAGGCCATATGGGAGCTTGTAGATCCGGAGAAAACCGGTTTTATCGTCGTCAGCAAGTCGGGCCTTACCCTTGAGACTATGGCTAACTTTTCCTTTTTCTGGGAGAAGTTGAAAGAAAGACTGGGAGAGGCAGCGGCATCCAGGGTCTTGGTGATAACCGATTCGGATCAGGGGGTTCTCCGTAGGTTCGCCAAGGATACAGGCTGTAGAAGCCTGAGCCTTCCCGGCGACGTAGGGGGGCGGTTCTCCGTGTTGTCCTCCGTCGGGCTCCTGTCTGCCGCCACTTTAGGGATCGACGTTCAGGAAATTCTAGCCGGTGCAAGGGATATGAAGTATCGAATTTCCACCGACGTGGAGGAGTCGCTTAACCCCGCCTGGGTGATGGCGTGGAATATGTTCCGTCAGCTTGACTTCCATAGGACAAACACGGTGTTTATGCCCTACGGCGACCGAATGGAAAGGCTCTCCGAGTGGTTCTGTCAGCTCTGGGCGGAGAGTTTGGGCAAAGAGGGAATGGGCTTCACTCCCCAGAGGGCTTTAGGCGCCATAGATCAGCACTCTCAGCTCCAGCTATACTCCCAGGGGCCTGACGATAAGTGCTATATAGTTCTAGGCACCGACTCTCACGCAGGAGAACCTCTCTCCATAGGTTCGGAGGCCTCCCTTGCGGAGCTATCCTATCTGAACGGACTGTCTCAAGAGGAGATATTGGACCACGAAAGGAGAGCTGTAGTCGCTGTCCTGGCGGGAGAGGGGAAGCCGGTTTTTTCCTTCTCCCTGAATAGCCTTAACTGCCGATCTGTAGGTGGGCTTATATTCTTTTTGGAGTACGTCACCGCCCTCACCGGAAGGCTCATGAGGATACAGCCTTTCGACCAGCCAGGGGTGGAGCTTGGTAAAAAATACGCCAACGGCCTGGCCGGTCGAGGTGAAGACCTGTCCTACGCCTCTTTAGTGGAGGAGGTAGAGGAGAGACACAGGACTTTGGATATCCTGTTCTAG
- the nuoE gene encoding NADH-quinone oxidoreductase subunit NuoE, translating into MSSITAVESNELSQRLDPIVDSYRGKKGITIPLLADVQKEFGYVAQEAVEYVSKRLDISASEMFGVATFYAMFRLQPEGKYVIRICRGTACHVQGSAGVAEEISRHLGIKEGETTEDGMFTIQHVACLGCCSLAPVIMVGEDVHGLLTPPKSVEVIDQYRSKG; encoded by the coding sequence ATGTCATCCATAACCGCAGTCGAATCCAACGAACTGTCTCAGAGGCTTGACCCTATAGTCGATTCTTACAGGGGCAAGAAGGGGATCACCATCCCTCTGCTGGCGGACGTACAGAAGGAGTTCGGCTATGTCGCACAGGAAGCGGTGGAATATGTCTCAAAGAGGCTGGATATATCTGCCTCTGAGATGTTCGGAGTAGCCACCTTCTACGCCATGTTCCGGCTACAGCCTGAGGGAAAATACGTGATACGCATATGCAGGGGAACTGCCTGTCACGTTCAGGGATCAGCCGGGGTGGCGGAGGAGATCTCCAGACATCTGGGGATAAAGGAGGGCGAGACCACCGAGGACGGTATGTTCACCATACAGCACGTGGCCTGCCTGGGCTGCTGTAGCCTCGCCCCGGTCATAATGGTCGGAGAGGACGTTCACGGCCTTCTTACTCCGCCCAAATCGGTAGAGGTCATAGACCAGTACAGGTCTAAGGGCTAA